One window from the genome of Candidatus Obscuribacterales bacterium encodes:
- the psbF gene encoding cytochrome b559 subunit beta, whose product MTGNNPNEPISYPIFTVRWLAVHTLAVPTIFFIGAIAAMQFIQR is encoded by the coding sequence ATGACTGGAAATAATCCGAACGAACCCATTTCTTATCCCATTTTCACCGTGCGGTGGTTAGCTGTTCACACCTTGGCAGTACCAACCATCTTTTTCATCGGGGCGATCGCCGCTATGCAGTTTATCCAGCG